The proteins below are encoded in one region of Myxococcales bacterium:
- a CDS encoding XdhC family protein, whose amino-acid sequence MRDVTEALLQVLKSGTRGALATVVRVSGSVPQEPGARLLLHPDGVMTGTVGGGAVERTVLAALEQCRADGRPELLVYDLARDLGMCCGGRMEIFVEPVEAAQRLFVFGAGHVAKPTAQLARQVGFSVTVVDDREELATPDRFPGCELLLAEPREAAKRLAPRPEDWLLVVTYDHRLDEEALDTFARLPHRYLGLIGSRRKIFRILQRIAGRGGLPPLDRVYAPVGLDLGAVTPDEIAVSIVAELVALRHGKPRHHLRAVDDPRLQRMLRGELSADALALIEKSEAGVGDE is encoded by the coding sequence ATGCGAGACGTCACAGAAGCACTGCTTCAAGTCCTGAAGAGCGGAACCCGGGGAGCGCTCGCGACGGTCGTTCGAGTCTCCGGCTCGGTGCCGCAGGAACCTGGAGCGCGCTTGCTCTTGCATCCGGACGGCGTGATGACCGGCACCGTCGGCGGAGGTGCGGTCGAGCGCACCGTGCTCGCTGCACTCGAGCAATGTCGCGCCGACGGACGCCCGGAGTTATTGGTCTACGACCTGGCGCGGGACCTCGGCATGTGCTGCGGCGGGCGAATGGAGATCTTCGTGGAGCCGGTGGAAGCAGCCCAGCGCCTGTTCGTATTTGGTGCCGGTCACGTTGCCAAGCCCACAGCCCAGCTGGCTCGACAGGTGGGTTTCAGCGTCACCGTCGTGGACGACCGGGAGGAATTGGCAACTCCCGATCGCTTTCCAGGGTGTGAGCTGCTCTTGGCCGAGCCGCGCGAGGCGGCGAAGCGCCTGGCGCCGCGCCCAGAGGATTGGTTGCTGGTGGTCACCTATGATCACCGCCTGGACGAAGAAGCACTGGATACGTTCGCCCGCCTGCCGCACCGGTATCTCGGGTTGATCGGCAGCCGGCGCAAGATCTTCCGCATCTTGCAGCGCATTGCTGGGCGCGGCGGGTTGCCACCCCTGGACCGAGTCTATGCACCCGTCGGGCTCGACCTTGGAGCCGTGACACCCGACGAGATCGCAGTCAGCATCGTCGCCGAGCTGGTGGCCCTGCGCCACGGGAAACCTCGCCATCACCTGCGCGCCGTCGACGACCCCCGATTGCAGCGCATGCTGCGCGGGGAGCTGTCGGCCGACGCACTGGCGCTGATCGAGAAGTCGGAAGCTGGGGTGGGCGACGAATGA
- a CDS encoding FAD binding domain-containing protein gives MSIRFTLNGRPVEVTDFDPNTTLLAHLRATGLTGSKEGCAEGECGACAVLLTRRDREGRTFYEPVNGCLMLLGACADQEILSVEGVAQGGALHPVQAAMVERGGSQCGYCTPGFVVSLFAEYYRRERTEPDPEAIAGNLCRCTGYRPIRDVLHTLGRPARNDPFEQRLTSSPPSLGSVLHTGADCSFFRPTSLEQALSHLAEHPEVTVVAGGTDVVVEVNQRHRRSKQYLSLDGVLELRSFDWAEDHVRIGAALSLTEIEHRLSGRVPILDQLFPLFSSRLIRNRATLGGNLMTASPIGDSPPALLALDAEVELVRLGGTRRIPLADFFTGYRKTAANPGEILSAVRIPLPLPAVQRFYKVSKRQIDDISSVAAGFSLSFDTAGKISAARLAYGGVAAVPARAVDAEAALLGQTWELRLVKSVEPILARAFKPIGDHRGSADYRAKMVVRLLEKLWFDTEGSR, from the coding sequence ATGTCGATTCGCTTCACCCTCAACGGCAGGCCGGTCGAGGTCACCGACTTCGACCCGAACACCACGCTCCTCGCACATCTGCGCGCGACCGGGCTGACCGGCTCCAAAGAAGGCTGCGCAGAGGGAGAGTGCGGCGCGTGCGCCGTTCTCCTGACCCGACGCGACAGAGAGGGGCGCACGTTCTACGAACCCGTGAACGGTTGTTTGATGCTGCTGGGCGCGTGCGCAGATCAGGAAATCCTGAGCGTCGAAGGTGTCGCTCAGGGCGGAGCGCTTCACCCCGTGCAAGCCGCCATGGTCGAGCGCGGCGGCTCACAATGCGGGTACTGCACGCCGGGCTTCGTGGTCAGCTTGTTCGCCGAATACTACCGCCGGGAGCGCACTGAGCCGGACCCGGAAGCCATCGCAGGCAACCTGTGTCGGTGCACCGGTTATCGTCCGATCCGCGACGTGCTCCACACACTGGGACGGCCCGCCCGGAACGATCCGTTCGAGCAGCGGCTGACGAGCAGCCCGCCCTCCCTCGGCTCGGTGCTCCACACCGGGGCAGACTGCAGCTTCTTCCGTCCCACCAGCCTCGAGCAGGCGCTCTCTCACCTGGCAGAACACCCCGAGGTGACCGTGGTGGCCGGCGGTACGGACGTCGTGGTGGAGGTGAACCAGCGTCATCGCCGCTCGAAGCAGTATCTCTCCCTCGACGGCGTCCTCGAGTTGCGCAGCTTCGACTGGGCCGAGGACCACGTTCGCATCGGTGCTGCGCTGTCGCTCACCGAGATCGAACATCGCCTCTCGGGGCGGGTACCGATCCTCGACCAGCTCTTCCCGTTGTTCTCGTCGCGCTTGATCCGCAACCGCGCGACGCTTGGCGGCAACCTGATGACCGCGTCGCCCATCGGCGATAGCCCGCCCGCGCTGCTCGCCCTCGACGCCGAGGTCGAGCTCGTCCGGTTGGGAGGCACACGACGCATCCCGCTCGCTGATTTTTTCACCGGCTACCGCAAGACCGCGGCGAACCCGGGGGAGATCTTGAGTGCGGTTCGGATCCCATTGCCGCTGCCCGCGGTGCAGCGGTTCTACAAGGTGAGCAAGCGACAGATCGATGACATCAGCAGTGTGGCCGCCGGCTTCTCGCTCTCGTTCGACACTGCGGGAAAGATCAGCGCGGCACGCCTGGCGTACGGTGGGGTGGCCGCGGTGCCGGCGCGCGCGGTGGACGCCGAGGCCGCGCTGCTCGGCCAGACCTGGGAGCTGCGCCTCGTGAAAAGCGTCGAACCCATCCTGGCTCGCGCCTTCAAACCCATCGGCGACCACCGAGGCAGCGCGGACTACCGCGCGAAGATGGTGGTTCGACTGCTCGAGAAGCTGTGGTTCGACACGGAAGGGAGCCGCTGA